One Nostoc punctiforme PCC 73102 DNA window includes the following coding sequences:
- the gltB gene encoding glutamate synthase large subunit has protein sequence MNNQPMNQEQKITANINSRDTYQGQKWLVEERDACGVGFIAHRQNHTSHEIVEKALAALTCLEHRGGCSADRDSGDGAGVLTAIPWDLFQQDFAQRGKEFPSTNNIAVGMIFLPQDQEAAQKARAAVEQVATEEKLIVLGWRVVPVQSDLLGVQARENQPQIEQVLLASVDKSSDELERQLYITRRRISKVATNISEEFYICSLSSRTIVYKGMVRSAVLGEFYQDLKNPVYKSAFAVYHRRFSTNTMPKWPLAQPMRLLGHNGEINTLLGNINWMMAREASLNHPVWGDRIKELKPLVHIDNSDSATLDNVLELLVCSGRTPLEALMIMVPEAYQNQPSLHESPEIVDFYEYYSGLQEAWDGPALLVFSDGKKVGATLDRNGLRPARYLITKDDYIVVASEAGVVDFPEADIVEKGRLGPGQMIAVDLVNHEVLKNWEIKQRIAKQHPYGEWLQQYRQELKSLVISHPSLVNGNGKGQMTNDSGQLTIDKQTLLQLQTAFGYTTEDVEMVIQPMAIAGSEPTFCMGDDIPLAVLSTKSHLLYDYFKQRFAQVTNPAIDPLREKLVMSLKVELGERGNLLEPKPEYARRLKLESPVLTDGELEAIKLSGFATAELSTLFAIANGPEGLKAAVESLQAQAAESVRAGAKILILSDKENDGITTEYTYIPPLLAVGAVHHHLIREGLRMKTSLIVNTAQCWSTHHFACLIGYGAGAVCPYMALDTVRDWCIDPRTQKLMGVQKIPTLTVEQALGNYRKAVESGLLKILSKMGISLLSSYQAAQIFEAIGIGKDLIELGFRGTTSRIGGLSVSELADEVLSFHVKAFPELTTKKLENLGFVQYRPGGEYHMNSPEMVKALHKALDGKNYDHYEVYKKHLQGRPVTALRDLLDFQGERTPISIEEVESVAEIVKRFCTGGMSLGALSREAHETLAIAMNRIGGKSNSGEGGEDPVRYKVLDDVDESGNSPTLPHLKGLRNGDKAFSAIKQVASGRFGVTPEYLVNAKQIEIKIAQGAKPGEGGQLPGPKVSQYIAMLRRSKPGVTLISPPPHHDIYSIEDLAQLIFDLHQINPKAKVSVKLVSEVGIGTIAAGVAKANADIIQVSGHDGGTGASPLSSIKHAGSPWELGLSEVHRVLMENSLRDRVILRVDGGLKSGWDVVIGALMGAEEFGFGSIAMIAEGCIMARICHTNNCPVGVASQKEELRKRFTGIPEQVVNFFYFIAEEVRSLLARLGYRSLSEIIGRADLLKLRPEAKLTKTRSLNLDCLLKLPDTRDNRSWLLHEEVHSNGVVLDDKFLADPDIQAAIRDQSSVKKTYPIVNTDRTVGTRLAGAIASQYGDSGFDGQINLKFTGSVGQSFGAFNLPGISLSLEGEANDYVGKGMHGGEIIIKPPTDATYNASQNVIVGNTCLYGATGGMLFANGQAGERFAVRNSKGIAVIEGAGDHCCEYMTGGVIVVLGKVGRNVAAGMTGGLAYFLDEDDSFRELVNPEIVKIQRVITEVGAKQLQELIQTHAERTGSLKAKKILQNWQEFLPKFWQLVPPSEADSPEANPEKITELSLVTSH, from the coding sequence ATGAATAATCAACCGATGAATCAAGAGCAGAAAATCACAGCAAATATCAACTCAAGAGATACCTATCAGGGGCAAAAGTGGTTAGTAGAAGAACGAGATGCCTGTGGTGTCGGTTTTATTGCTCATCGTCAAAATCATACCAGCCACGAAATTGTCGAAAAAGCCTTAGCTGCTCTAACCTGCTTAGAACATCGGGGAGGTTGTAGCGCCGATCGAGACTCTGGTGATGGGGCTGGAGTATTGACAGCTATCCCTTGGGATTTGTTCCAACAAGACTTTGCCCAAAGAGGGAAGGAATTTCCATCCACCAATAATATAGCTGTGGGGATGATATTTCTCCCACAAGACCAGGAAGCAGCACAAAAAGCTAGGGCGGCAGTTGAGCAAGTAGCTACTGAAGAAAAATTAATTGTACTGGGTTGGCGAGTAGTGCCAGTGCAATCTGATTTATTGGGTGTACAAGCAAGAGAAAATCAACCCCAGATTGAACAAGTTTTGTTAGCTTCTGTTGACAAAAGCAGCGATGAATTGGAACGACAGTTGTACATTACCCGCCGCCGAATTAGTAAAGTTGCAACCAATATCTCAGAAGAATTTTATATCTGCTCTTTGTCAAGCCGGACAATTGTCTACAAAGGCATGGTACGTTCTGCCGTATTGGGAGAATTTTATCAAGATTTAAAAAATCCGGTTTACAAAAGCGCCTTTGCTGTCTATCATCGCCGCTTTAGTACCAACACGATGCCCAAGTGGCCACTAGCTCAACCGATGCGGCTTTTGGGTCACAACGGCGAAATTAATACCTTATTGGGTAACATCAACTGGATGATGGCACGAGAAGCTAGCCTGAATCATCCTGTATGGGGCGATCGCATTAAGGAACTCAAACCATTAGTTCATATTGATAACAGCGACTCAGCTACCCTAGATAACGTACTGGAATTACTGGTGTGTTCTGGACGTACTCCCTTGGAAGCTTTAATGATTATGGTTCCAGAAGCTTACCAAAATCAGCCTTCTTTGCATGAATCTCCAGAAATTGTTGATTTCTACGAATATTACAGTGGTTTGCAAGAAGCATGGGACGGGCCAGCACTTTTAGTATTCAGCGATGGCAAAAAAGTTGGTGCAACGTTAGATCGTAATGGCTTAAGACCAGCTCGTTACCTAATCACCAAAGATGACTACATTGTTGTAGCTTCCGAAGCTGGTGTAGTGGACTTTCCAGAAGCCGATATTGTCGAGAAAGGTAGACTCGGCCCTGGGCAAATGATTGCCGTGGATTTAGTCAACCATGAAGTGCTGAAGAATTGGGAGATTAAGCAGCGCATTGCCAAGCAGCACCCTTATGGAGAATGGCTGCAACAGTATCGTCAAGAATTAAAGTCATTAGTCATTAGTCATCCGTCATTAGTAAATGGCAATGGCAAAGGACAAATGACAAATGACTCAGGACAATTGACTATTGACAAGCAAACCTTGCTTCAACTTCAAACCGCCTTTGGCTACACCACAGAAGATGTTGAAATGGTGATTCAACCAATGGCGATCGCAGGTTCAGAACCGACTTTCTGTATGGGGGATGATATTCCTTTAGCAGTGCTGTCAACAAAGTCTCACCTGCTTTATGACTACTTCAAACAGCGCTTTGCTCAGGTGACGAACCCGGCAATTGATCCCCTGCGGGAAAAGCTGGTGATGTCTTTGAAAGTCGAATTGGGTGAACGAGGTAACTTATTAGAACCCAAGCCAGAATATGCTCGGAGATTGAAACTTGAATCGCCAGTATTAACGGATGGTGAATTAGAGGCGATTAAGCTGTCGGGATTTGCCACAGCCGAGTTGTCAACCCTATTTGCGATCGCCAACGGCCCTGAAGGATTGAAAGCCGCAGTCGAATCTTTACAAGCACAAGCAGCTGAATCAGTCCGGGCAGGTGCAAAGATTTTAATATTAAGCGATAAGGAAAATGACGGTATTACCACAGAATATACCTACATCCCTCCCCTGTTAGCAGTCGGTGCTGTACATCATCACCTGATTCGGGAAGGGTTGCGGATGAAAACATCCCTGATTGTCAATACTGCCCAATGCTGGAGTACTCATCACTTTGCTTGTCTTATTGGCTATGGTGCTGGTGCAGTCTGCCCGTATATGGCTTTGGATACGGTGCGTGATTGGTGCATTGATCCCAGAACCCAAAAGTTAATGGGGGTGCAAAAAATTCCCACCCTTACCGTAGAACAAGCTTTAGGAAACTATCGCAAAGCAGTAGAGTCAGGTTTGCTCAAAATTCTCTCCAAGATGGGAATTTCTCTGCTCTCCAGCTATCAAGCAGCCCAAATCTTTGAAGCTATTGGCATCGGTAAAGATTTAATCGAACTAGGATTTCGTGGTACGACTTCCCGCATTGGTGGTTTGAGTGTTAGCGAACTCGCTGATGAAGTACTTTCCTTCCATGTCAAGGCTTTCCCAGAACTAACGACCAAGAAGTTAGAAAACCTGGGGTTTGTACAGTATCGTCCTGGCGGCGAGTACCACATGAATAGCCCCGAAATGGTCAAGGCGCTGCATAAAGCTCTAGATGGCAAAAACTATGACCACTACGAAGTTTACAAAAAACACCTCCAAGGCAGACCAGTAACGGCATTGCGAGACCTGCTAGATTTCCAAGGCGAGCGTACCCCAATTTCTATAGAAGAAGTAGAGTCGGTAGCTGAGATTGTCAAACGTTTCTGTACCGGTGGCATGTCTTTAGGCGCTTTGTCAAGAGAAGCCCATGAAACTTTAGCGATCGCCATGAATCGCATCGGTGGTAAATCTAACTCTGGGGAAGGTGGCGAAGACCCAGTGCGCTATAAAGTTCTAGATGATGTAGACGAGTCTGGTAACTCGCCAACCCTACCTCATTTAAAAGGATTGCGGAATGGCGATAAAGCCTTTAGTGCCATTAAGCAAGTTGCGTCAGGACGCTTTGGTGTCACGCCAGAGTACCTAGTCAACGCCAAACAAATTGAAATTAAAATTGCTCAAGGTGCCAAGCCTGGAGAAGGTGGACAACTTCCAGGGCCAAAGGTGAGCCAATATATTGCGATGTTAAGGCGCTCGAAGCCAGGTGTGACACTGATTTCGCCGCCACCACATCATGATATCTATTCAATTGAAGACCTAGCACAACTGATTTTCGATCTGCACCAAATTAATCCCAAAGCAAAGGTGTCGGTGAAGCTAGTTTCAGAAGTTGGCATTGGTACGATCGCGGCTGGTGTGGCTAAGGCAAACGCTGATATCATTCAGGTTTCTGGACATGATGGTGGTACAGGTGCATCGCCGCTTAGTTCGATTAAACACGCTGGTTCGCCGTGGGAATTGGGTTTAAGTGAAGTGCATCGGGTTTTGATGGAAAATAGTTTGCGCGATCGCGTGATTTTACGTGTAGATGGCGGACTTAAGAGTGGTTGGGATGTGGTAATAGGTGCATTGATGGGTGCTGAAGAATTTGGTTTCGGCTCCATCGCCATGATTGCTGAAGGCTGTATTATGGCGCGTATCTGCCACACGAATAATTGCCCCGTGGGTGTCGCTTCCCAGAAAGAAGAACTCCGCAAGCGGTTTACCGGAATACCGGAACAGGTTGTCAACTTCTTCTACTTCATCGCCGAAGAAGTGCGTAGTTTGTTAGCACGACTTGGCTACCGTTCTTTGTCAGAAATCATTGGACGTGCAGATTTGTTGAAACTGCGCCCAGAGGCAAAACTTACCAAAACGCGATCGCTAAATCTTGATTGTTTACTTAAGCTGCCAGATACCAGAGATAATCGTAGCTGGTTATTGCATGAAGAAGTCCACAGCAACGGCGTGGTTTTGGATGACAAGTTCCTTGCCGATCCCGACATTCAGGCTGCCATTAGGGATCAGTCCTCTGTCAAAAAAACTTACCCTATTGTCAATACTGACAGAACAGTGGGTACAAGATTAGCGGGAGCGATCGCTTCTCAATATGGTGACAGTGGCTTTGATGGACAAATTAATCTCAAGTTCACAGGTAGTGTTGGGCAAAGCTTTGGTGCGTTCAACCTCCCCGGCATAAGTTTGTCCTTAGAAGGAGAAGCAAACGACTACGTAGGTAAAGGGATGCATGGTGGTGAAATCATCATCAAACCTCCAACTGATGCTACCTATAATGCATCACAAAATGTCATAGTTGGTAATACGTGCCTCTATGGTGCTACTGGTGGCATGTTATTTGCCAATGGACAAGCAGGAGAACGCTTTGCTGTAAGAAACTCCAAAGGCATCGCAGTGATTGAAGGCGCTGGGGATCACTGCTGTGAATACATGACTGGTGGTGTGATTGTCGTCCTCGGTAAAGTAGGACGCAACGTCGCTGCTGGAATGACTGGCGGACTAGCATACTTCTTAGATGAAGATGACTCATTTCGTGAGTTAGTCAACCCGGAAATAGTCAAAATCCAACGGGTGATTACGGAAGTAGGTGCAAAACAACTGCAAGAGTTAATCCAAACTCATGCGGAACGCACTGGTTCACTAAAGGCAAAGAAAATTCTGCAAAACTGGCAAGAATTTTTGCCGAAGTTCTGGCAGTTGGTTCCACCTTCTGAAGCTGATAGTCCCGAAGCTAATCCTGAAAAAATAACTGAGTTGAGTTTAGTAACTAGTCATTAA
- a CDS encoding phosphodiester glycosidase family protein — MPSCYQSGISERRFFRVTVSPILLTLLCLTTTGATNAQELPKNSKLLISQLSAPPLKGMVSSGNQISLNGRTLPGTWLQQSGKAGQVTTHISDGPFRQLIGVTFLNSNSSAKQPIQWFSTATTPLVLATRLVGAYRYLDITNFAQASGWQIQTNGNILVIVTPKAQITNIVQSQEPPEASAPLQQTRILVNLDRPTPWQVAQGSAIAKPQTPSSDPDTPTPKPTTPPNREWTITLDGIADPVLIERYTPQPPAAAPTLLPNLLKQLLPVTPTQPIPPAPEPLIRQVQVVKNQTIISLSVPFGLSPQVKTVANPNRLIINIRPDPLEERDITWAPGLRWRQHYVNLGTERFPVVWLEVNPRKFGLTLKPMWASPDGLGGTAPLIQTAQRYLAVAGINGGYFNRNNRLPLGAIRRDSQWLSGPILNRGAIAWNDSGQFYFGRLTLEETLITANNQRLPILFLNSGYVQSGIARYTPVWGATYTPLTDNEIILVVQKDQITQQLPGGKVGGTTVPIPPDGYLLALRANATSAASQLPIGSAVSVSSSTTPSDFSRYPHIIGAGPLLIQNRQIVLDAKAEKFSNAFIAEKAIRSGICTTATGTLMIAAVHNRAGGYGPTLAEHAQLMQQMGCVDALNLDGGSSTSLYLGGQLLDRSPSTAARVHNGIGIFLKPRS; from the coding sequence ATGCCGAGTTGTTACCAATCAGGGATTAGCGAACGCAGATTCTTCCGGGTTACTGTGTCACCAATACTTTTAACATTACTGTGTTTAACGACTACTGGTGCTACCAACGCCCAAGAGTTGCCAAAAAACAGCAAACTACTGATCTCCCAGTTATCTGCACCTCCTTTAAAAGGGATGGTATCCTCTGGGAATCAAATTTCCCTCAATGGTCGTACTTTACCAGGAACTTGGTTACAACAATCTGGAAAAGCTGGTCAGGTGACAACTCACATCAGTGATGGGCCATTCAGGCAATTAATTGGAGTAACTTTCTTAAACAGTAATAGTTCAGCGAAGCAACCAATACAGTGGTTTTCGACGGCGACAACGCCACTGGTGTTAGCCACCAGGCTAGTAGGAGCATATCGCTATCTGGATATCACTAATTTTGCTCAAGCATCTGGATGGCAAATCCAAACCAATGGCAACATTTTGGTGATTGTTACTCCAAAGGCACAAATTACGAATATTGTTCAGAGCCAGGAACCTCCAGAGGCAAGTGCCCCTTTGCAACAAACTCGCATACTTGTAAATTTAGATCGGCCGACTCCCTGGCAAGTTGCACAAGGATCAGCGATCGCAAAACCGCAAACTCCATCTTCCGATCCAGACACACCTACCCCAAAACCCACTACACCGCCAAATCGAGAGTGGACAATTACCCTGGATGGAATAGCCGATCCAGTTTTGATAGAACGCTATACTCCCCAGCCACCAGCAGCAGCACCAACATTGCTACCAAACCTGCTCAAACAATTATTACCAGTTACACCAACACAACCAATACCACCAGCCCCTGAACCACTTATTCGACAAGTGCAGGTGGTGAAAAACCAAACGATTATTAGTCTGAGCGTTCCCTTTGGTCTATCGCCTCAAGTTAAGACTGTCGCTAACCCCAATCGCCTGATTATCAATATTCGACCCGATCCTCTAGAAGAACGAGATATTACTTGGGCCCCAGGATTACGCTGGCGACAGCATTATGTCAACTTAGGCACAGAACGTTTTCCGGTGGTTTGGTTAGAAGTTAATCCCCGTAAATTTGGGCTAACGTTAAAACCTATGTGGGCTAGTCCTGATGGCCTTGGGGGTACTGCTCCCTTAATTCAAACAGCACAACGTTACTTAGCAGTAGCTGGAATTAACGGTGGTTATTTTAACCGCAATAATAGATTACCATTGGGTGCGATTCGTCGGGATAGTCAGTGGTTATCAGGCCCCATTCTTAACCGGGGTGCGATCGCTTGGAATGATTCAGGCCAATTTTACTTCGGTCGTCTCACCTTAGAAGAAACTTTAATTACTGCAAATAACCAGCGCTTGCCAATTTTGTTTCTTAATAGTGGCTACGTCCAGAGTGGCATTGCCCGTTACACCCCTGTTTGGGGAGCAACTTACACACCCTTAACGGATAACGAAATTATCCTAGTGGTACAAAAAGACCAAATTACTCAGCAGCTACCAGGCGGCAAAGTTGGTGGGACGACCGTTCCCATTCCCCCCGATGGCTATCTCCTAGCTTTACGCGCTAACGCTACCAGTGCTGCTTCACAGTTACCGATTGGAAGCGCAGTAAGTGTTTCCAGCAGCACTACTCCCAGTGATTTTAGTCGTTATCCCCACATTATCGGAGCCGGTCCGCTATTAATCCAAAATCGGCAAATTGTCCTCGATGCCAAAGCCGAGAAATTCAGCAATGCCTTTATTGCAGAAAAGGCTATTCGTAGCGGTATTTGCACAACGGCAACAGGCACACTGATGATTGCTGCCGTCCATAATCGTGCCGGCGGTTATGGTCCTACATTGGCAGAACATGCCCAATTAATGCAACAGATGGGCTGTGTGGATGCCTTAAATCTGGACGGCGGTAGTTCTACCAGCCTTTACTTAGGAGGGCAACTACTTGACCGTTCGCCTAGTACTGCTGCTCGTGTTCATAATGGAATTGGTATTTTCCTGAAACCACGTTCATGA